Within the Corvus hawaiiensis isolate bCorHaw1 chromosome 32, bCorHaw1.pri.cur, whole genome shotgun sequence genome, the region TCCccgcaggagctgctccagctccgcTCCTGCCTCGGCATCATCGGCGGAAAACCGCGGCACTCGCTCTTCTTCCTCGGCTTCCAAGGTGCCGATCCCGCGGgagggggggggtcccggggggggtccccgggggtcccgggggtgcCCAACCCCTCCGTGCCCCCGCCCAGGCGATTCCCTGCTCTACCTGGACCCGCACCTCTGCCAGGCCAGCGTGGACACGGCCCGGGAGAAATTCCCGCTCCAGGTGGGTGCACCCCAAAAAGGGGCTctgggggggccgggggggggctCAGTGATTTGTGAcgcccccaaaaaaaacccttttgctGCCTCCCCAAGTCTTTCCACTGCTGTTTTCCGCGGAAAATGCCCTTCGGGAAGATGGATCCCAGCTGCACCTTCGGCTTCTATGCCGGCGGGacggagctggagcagctctggggggaCCTGGCCCGGGTGAGTCccttgggggggggaggggttggggtgtccccccccttttcccggTGCTGACCCCCCCTTTTCCAGGTGCTGGCCCCCCCCTCGGCTCCGGAGCGTTATCCCATCTTCACGCTGGCCGAGGGTCACGCTCAGGACCAGGCCCTGGACacccccccggggccgcccccttccctgccccgccaggggaaacgccccaaaaaacccaattcCGACGAGTTCGTTTTCCTCTGAGCCCCCCCGGACCCCCCGAACACTGGATCGGCCCCGGGAGCTGCAGCCGCGGCTCGGGGGGGCCGCGGGCACCTCCCCCCCTCAAACTGGGGCTGCTTTGGGTCACTACTGCCCCTCCTccaccccgggaccccccagctctggggactcctcacactccaatttggggacccccccaaattcccgggGTCCCCCGAATTCACTGTCAGAGGCTGCtcagggtgggggggggttaTTTATTGCTCCACTCAGGACCCCCCCGGCCACGCCCCCCCCCCAAATAAAGAGAACTTGAATCGAGCTCAGCGTCCCCGTGGTTTCCCAGAAGGTTCTACTGCTTTTCCAGGAAGGTCCCATTGTTTTCCCGGGGTTTCTGGCGTTTTTCCAGAACTTCCGGAGTTTTTTGAGGCGGTTCCGGTGTTTTTCCGAGGGTTTCAGGTGTTTTTTTGGGGACTTGGGGCGTTTTTCCTGCGTTTCTGTTTTTTCCCATTGACGGCTGCCATTTTCCCGCTGCTCCTGGAAGTTTTCCCGCTGCTCCCAGAGTTTTTCCCGGGTTTCTCTGGGGGCTCCCCAGCTTTCTCCCCCCGCTCCTTTCCCCGCTGCCGCTGGAGCTGCCGGAACCGGAGCCTGCGGGGGTTGAGGCCGAAGGCTTCCAGCCTCTTCCCACTGAACTCCCGGCCCCCTAAGCGCACGGCCGCGCCCAGGGGGGCCCCCCCCCGGCGCCGGGGAGccccgggattttggggggcCGCAGGGGGCTCCCCTTTTCCCGCCTCCTCCTGACGCTTCCTCTTCTCCCGGCGTTTCTTCCCAAATTTCGGCTTCGCCGGCGCTGCCTCCGgctcctcagggctgtgggggggggTGTGATGGTGaggggggggggtcgggggaGGTGTgaacaccccaaaaaccttccCGAGACCCCCTCAAACCCGCCCACTCCCCCCATACTCAGCCACGAGGGATCTCAGGATCTGGTGCTTCCTCCCGAGGTTCTGCGCCCGCCGGCTGTAATTGGCCTGGTCCTGCCGCTCCTCCTGCTCcgagctgggggtggggggggggggggtccgtgAGCCCCTCCCCCAATCCCGGGGGGCAGCCAGgacccccccgagcccccccgggccccccctCACCGGTACATGCAGGTCTTGCGCAGGGAGCACCAGCGGTTCAGCTCTTTGTCATCGGCTGCCAGGAtctggggggaaagggggggggaaaggttttgggggtcccagcgCCCccgggggggtccggggggtcccggggggttTTACCTCGTCCGTGGTGAGGCCGAAGTCGCAGGGCAGGACCCGGCGGTACTTGAAGCGACAGGGGAGGTCCCCAACCATGTCCTCGAAGTCGAGGGCGTAGAACTCGTCCAGGTACTGCTCGAAGGGGCCGGAGGCTGCAGGATGGGGGgatggggagctctgggggggTTCGGGGGGACtcaggggtttgggggtcaTGGGGATTGGGGAGGAGAtcaggattttgggggggtaTCAGGGACCTGGGGGTGTTGTCccaaggatttggggtgggatcgggattttgggggttctcAGGAATTTGGGGTCCCGTCGCTCACCGGGGTCGAACGGGGGCTTCTCCCGCTCCAGGGCCTCCCGGAACTTTGTTTTCCGCCGCTTCTTCCCAAAGGACACCTCGGGGGGGGCCCGGGCTGGGGGGGCCACGGGGTCCAGGGGGGCCTCGGGGACGTAATCCGCGTCCATCTGGGGGGGGGGCGGTCAGTGGGGAGGGGACTGCACCCCCCGATCTGGGACCCCCATTCCTGTGCCGAGTTCTGCCCGGCCTCAGCTCCGGTGGGGGTCTCATTCCAAGGGGGGGGTCTCCTCCTCATCGCCCTCACCACAAAGTCGGGGTCCTCGCAGTGCGGCTCTGCCTGGGGCTCCCCCTCTTCCCGCCCCGTCCAGGCGTCCCAGTTCCACTCATCTGCAGGATGGGAGACACGGTGACACCAGGAGAAGGGGGGGGACAGACTGGggcccccccgggaccccccacTCAccatccagcccctcctcctcctcaaacTGCGGCTTCTCCTCCTCGCCCCGGCCGTAGTATTCCTCCCCGAACCATTCCTGCCGGGACAAAAGGGGGATCAGCGGGAgctggggggcacgggggggtcgGGATTGGGACACCCACGGCCATGAGGCGGTCGTGGCGGGCGGGGTCGAAAtcctcctggagcagggagtcGGTGAGGCCGAAGGCGTCGGAGCCGGAGGCGTCGCGGATGCGGGCGATGCGGGCGGCCAGCTCCTGCCGTTTCAGGTTCTTCAGCTGCTTCAGCTCCTCCCGGCGCCGCGCCCGATcctgggggggggaaaaaaggggtgAGGTGGGTGCGGGGGGCCGCCCAGGATCCCCTAAAACCCCCCCAGGATCCTCCTcaccttcttcttcctctcGCGGATCTGCTCCCGCTTCTCCTTGCGCCGCTCGTCCCGGCGCCGCACCGAGGTGGGGATGTGGCGTGGGAACGTCTGGATCTGGGGTGGGGGCGAAGAATGGGTCAGGGACCCCCAGAACTGCCCCCAAAATCAGCCCCCCCAACCCCCAAACTGGGAATGGGGTGTGGGAACATCTGGATATGGGGGGAGAAAGGGTCAGGGATCCCCAAACTCCACCCCAAACTCCTCCCTGTGAATCCTCTCCCTACCCCATGAACGTTTTGCCCCCTCCCCCGTTTTTGTCTCCCACCCCCAATTCTTGCCCTCCACCCCCCaatttccctcccctcccccgtTTTTCCCACCTGAGCCGCTCCCGGCTCCTCGAAGCGGAAATTGTGCCGGCGCTCGAATTCCTGCTGCCGCTGCAGGAACTGCTCTCCCTCGTCTGAGGAGTCgtccagggaggggagggatgccctgggggggccgggggggttacaggggctctggggggggGTCCAGGTGTAACGGGGAGGGGTCTGGGGTCCCGCTCACCCCTcgtccccctcctcctcctcctcctcgcggAAGCCGCTGCCCAGGAGATAATCCCGCAGGAATCGCTCGCCCGGCTCCAGCGCCGGGTCCGACCAGAACttctgcaggggctcctggggggtgcgggggggggCTCAGAGCCGGGGGTcaccccccgggaccccccccacagcgcccagcccctcaccaggTCCTGCAGCGGCTCCGGGGGGGCCTCGGCCTGGCCCCGCAGCCAGCGCAGGTACTGCTCCTCCTCCCGCTCCTGGGGGGAAATGGCGTCAGTgggggacccccaaaaccctccccaggaccccaaaaccctccccggggtcccccagctccctcctcaccTTCTCCTCCTGGGATCGGACTCGTGGCCGGAGCAGggcccctccctcctcctcctcctcctcctcctcgctgtCGGCCACGAAGGCTCGGAAACTGCGGGGGGAGGTCCGGCGTCACCccaaggacccccaaaatcccacagcccccccaggaccccccaaaccccgcGGGCCCCCCCTCACCTCTCCTTCAGCGCCCGCTGCTCTTCCGCGTAACTCTGGGAGGCTTCGACCTGgggggaagggatttggggggtcaTGGGGGGGTcacaggggtttgggggggtcatGGGGGGTcacaggggtttggggggggtcaGAGGGGTCCCACCTCCCCCCCACCCTCACCTTCCTCCGCTTGGCTGCCgcctcttcatcctcctcatcctcctcgtcCACGTATTtgctgtggggaggggaaggtCAGGGCGCCCCGGGGGGGCTcagaaacccccaaaaccccctaaaCTCCCCTCCCCGAACGCCCCCTCCTCACCCTTCCTTCTCCAGCACCACCTTCCTCTCGTAATCCTTCAGGAACATCGGCTTGGCTGGgcgctcttcctcctcctcctcctcaccatcctcctcctcctcggatTCTGGTGAGGGACgggatgagttttgggcccctcccccccccccgggtTTTGGGGACCCCCGTGATTCAGAGCGGCCCCCCCGGTACCTTCCCGGGTGTAGAACGTGGTGTCCGCCCGGTAAATCCGGGGGTCCCGCGTCTTCAGCAGCGCCAGGGTCCGGTAGAACTCCCGCTCCTCCCGGGGGTCCAGGGCCTGGGGGGGGCTAGAGATCAGGGGGGTCCGGGAGGGCTGAGGgaccccgggaccccccgggacccccaacTCACCACGTCGTCCCCGCTGGACTCGGAGCTGTCGCTGTCGCTGTCGCCGCTGTCCCCATAGCGGTCCCGCACTGCCGGGGGCACCGGGATCCCTCAGCACCGGGGGAGTCAGCGGCACTCCCGGCCCGGAGCCGGCTCCCCCCGATCCCGGTCCCGTTCCCCCCGTTCCGGTGTCTCACGgcgctgcagctcctcccgccGCCGGTCCCGCCCGATCCCTCCCGTTTCCCCCCGCTCCCGGGCCCGTTCCCGGTGTCTCACGgcgctgcagctcctcccgccGCCGGTACCGCCCGATCCCTCCCGTTTCCCCCCGCTCCCGGGCCCGTTCCCGGTGTCTCACGgcgctgcagctcctcccgccGCCGGTACCGCCCGTAGCGCTCCGCGAACGCCGCGTTCACGCGGAGCTTGGGCTCCGCCATGGCCGCCCACGTGACCGCCCGGCACTTCCGCCGCCACGTGACAAAGAGCGCCCCGCCCCTTCTCCCTCTTAAAAGGGCAACGGCGACCAAGGGAGCAGGTGGGACCCACCGCGTCGCTCTGCGCCCCCAAACCGATTCCCCCCCACATCGCCCCTCTcgccccgggacccccaggcTGGAGCCAGGATCCCCCCCACTCTGTTTCCACTCCCCCAAGGCCAGCGGGACAGGTGGGCTCAGATCCATCTTTATtggggcagaggaggggggTGGGCGTGGGGGGGGAACCCGAGACGGGGGGGGCTCCATGGGAGACCACCTCAGCTGGTGCGGATCTGGTAATCTGCAAGAGACAGAGAAGAGGTGGGAAGGGGGGACCCGGGCTGGGGGTCCCAAGGAGATTTGGGGGTACTTGGGGAATTCTGGGGCCCCGGGGcaggggtcccgggggtcccgACTCACCCCCGCTCTGGGTGATGTAGCGCACCCACGGCAGCGCCTGGTACCCGCTTTTCTCGATGATCTTCATGTACCGCACCTGGGGGGATGTGGGGAGTTACCCCCACCGGGCACCTCAACaaccccccgggacccccatcCTCTCCCCAAACCCTCCGTCCCCCCTCccagggaccccaaaccccccagaGACCCCACTTCCCTCCACAATCCTGTCCCCAAACCCTCTGGGACCCCCTCCCCTGGCCCCCCCAGGGCACCTGGATGCCTGAGACGGTGAAGTAGGGGATCTCGAAGCGGACGGCGATGGGCGGCcgcccctcctcctcctccttctccacgCTGGGCAGCCCGAAGTGGGCGCGCATCAGGTGCTCCTTCCCCCCCTGCGACCCCACACCGGCACGTGGGGACCCCCGCAGCCACCCCCGaacgggggggacacggggggacagcCCAGGACGGGGGGACAGCCCAGGATGGGGGGACAAGGAGCGGGGGAGAGCCTGGAAGAGGGGGCAGGGGATGGGGGCCACCCCGGGCTGGGGGGCCAGGGGGGgacccccgggccgggccgctcACTGGGAAGGACTTGATGCTCCAGATGACCACG harbors:
- the KRI1 gene encoding protein KRI1 homolog; this translates as MAEPKLRVNAAFAERYGRYRRREELQRLRDRYGDSGDSDSDSSESSGDDVALDPREEREFYRTLALLKTRDPRIYRADTTFYTREESEEEEDGEEEEEEERPAKPMFLKDYERKVVLEKEGKYVDEEDEEDEEAAAKRRKVEASQSYAEEQRALKESFRAFVADSEEEEEEEEGGALLRPRVRSQEEKEREEEQYLRWLRGQAEAPPEPLQDLEPLQKFWSDPALEPGERFLRDYLLGSGFREEEEEEGDEGASLPSLDDSSDEGEQFLQRQQEFERRHNFRFEEPGAAQIQTFPRHIPTSVRRRDERRKEKREQIRERKKKDRARRREELKQLKNLKRQELAARIARIRDASGSDAFGLTDSLLQEDFDPARHDRLMAEWFGEEYYGRGEEEKPQFEEEEGLDDEWNWDAWTGREEGEPQAEPHCEDPDFVMDADYVPEAPLDPVAPPARAPPEVSFGKKRRKTKFREALEREKPPFDPASGPFEQYLDEFYALDFEDMVGDLPCRFKYRRVLPCDFGLTTDEILAADDKELNRWCSLRKTCMYRSEQEERQDQANYSRRAQNLGRKHQILRSLVADPEEPEAAPAKPKFGKKRREKRKRQEEAGKGEPPAAPQNPGAPRRRGGAPLGAAVRLGGREFSGKRLEAFGLNPRRLRFRQLQRQRGKERGEKAGEPPEKPGKNSGSSGKTSRSSGKMAAVNGKKQKRRKNAPSPQKNT